The DNA region AGAACACGACGGTCGAATTTGGGCGGTCTTCTTTCGGGAAGCTCTTCAGCCCGCGGATTTCGCCGTCCCAGCTATGCGTGAGGATCAGGCTGCCGAGATGCGGAATCGACACGGCGTACTTCGTGGTTTCCGCCTGCATGTCGGGGATGCCGAACAGGTTCAGCGCGGTGCCGCCTTTCTCGGTGTCCCACAGGCCTTCGATCGCCGCGATCTTCGCGGGCTGGTGTTCGCGCGTGTTGAGTCCGTGCGCGTCGCCGACGATGGCCTGGACGGGCGCGAGGACGAGCAGCATCCACAGCGCCATCGAGAACATCTTCTTCACGGCGTTGTCGCGCCGTCCTTTGAGCAGATGCCATGCGCCGACCGCCGCGACGACGAGCGCCGTGACGATGAACGCGGCGATCGCCATGTGCGCGAGGCGGTAGGGGAAAGAGGGGTTGAAGATGATCTTGAACCAGTCGACGGGGACGACATGGTTATCGACGATATCGAAGCCTTGCGGCGTCTGCATCCAGCTGTTGGAGGCGAGAATCCAGAACGTCGAGATCAGCGTGCCGATGGCGACCATCAGCGTTGCGCCGAAGTGGGCACGCGGGCTGACGCGTTGCCAGCCGAACAGCATGATGCCGAGAAAGCCAGCTTCGAGGAAGAACGCGGTCATCACCTCGTACATCAGCAGCGGGCCAGTGACGGGGCCGGCGAATGACGAGAAGCCCGACCAGTTCGTGCCGAACTCGTAGCTCATGACGACGCCGGAGACGACGCCCATGCCGAAGGCCACGGCGAAGATCTTCGACCAGAACAGACAAAGATCTTTGTAGTAGGCCTTACCGGTTTTGAGCCAACGCCATTCGAGGACGGCGATGAAGCTGGCGAGCCCGATGCTGAGTGCAGGAAAGATGATGTGAAACGAGGCCGTGAACGCGAACTGCATGCGTGCGAGGTCGAAGGCGGAGATTGCGGTGGTCATGTGTCCGAATCCGGGTTCGTGCAGATGACCGCAAGCGTAGGGGAATGTTTGTTGTTTTGCTGCGGCGCTTTGTGTGGCGATTTGGCGCAGATTGGCGCGGATGCGGGTGCGGTTTTTTTCTGTAAGCAGTTGATCTGCATCAGGATTTGGTTTTGCTGGTCTGCGCGGCGGTCGCGTGCGTTTGCGGGGGAAGTGCGGCAATCGACCGCGTCGCAGCACGCTGTTTGTCGATGTCGCGCGACGCGGGTGTGTGGTGGGATGTCGCAGGGGCTTTGTTTTTTTGTCTGCGACGCTTTGGGGTGGTTTGATTGTGTTTGCGCCGGCATCCGCGTTGCGTTAGCGTGCTTCAGGCGTCGCCCCTGTGCGGGGCGGCACCTACTTTTCTTTGCCGCCGCAAAGAAAAGTAGGCAAAAGAAAGCGGCTCACACCGCCAGCGCTAATCCTTGCCTGAGGGCCCCCAAAGGTTCTTACACTTCACACGGCAACCACATGACCCACGTTCGTTGCCAACGCTCTTGCGGTGCGCCTCACCTGCTTCACATTCCATCATCACAGCACGCCGCTCCATGTAGTCCACCGCCGCCCAGGTGGCAAACTGTGTGTCGGTTGTCGCGTCGTATAAGGTAGCGCTCTTACAGGGTGAGACGCGTGCGTTATCAGTCTGGAGTGGTGCGCG from Paraburkholderia caribensis includes:
- a CDS encoding cytochrome ubiquinol oxidase subunit I, with the translated sequence MTTAISAFDLARMQFAFTASFHIIFPALSIGLASFIAVLEWRWLKTGKAYYKDLCLFWSKIFAVAFGMGVVSGVVMSYEFGTNWSGFSSFAGPVTGPLLMYEVMTAFFLEAGFLGIMLFGWQRVSPRAHFGATLMVAIGTLISTFWILASNSWMQTPQGFDIVDNHVVPVDWFKIIFNPSFPYRLAHMAIAAFIVTALVVAAVGAWHLLKGRRDNAVKKMFSMALWMLLVLAPVQAIVGDAHGLNTREHQPAKIAAIEGLWDTEKGGTALNLFGIPDMQAETTKYAVSIPHLGSLILTHSWDGEIRGLKSFPKEDRPNSTVVFWSFRVMAGLGVAMIAFALAAWALRRRGKLYDAKWFHRIAIAMGPTGFVSLLAGWVTTEVGRQPWVVYGVKRTVEAVSPLSAQQVGISLMAFVVIYFLVFGTGIYYMFKLMRSGPALPGHTPDGIPDAPGRTARRPLSAVDQMIDA